A genomic stretch from Anabaena cylindrica PCC 7122 includes:
- a CDS encoding Uma2 family endonuclease, with translation MLNYNTLHCLPSSAELPDSDDTPVDNELQILIPNLLLAILVNIWQKRDDWFFGINMGVYYAGSKPAIVPDAFLSLGVERFVGENGRSSYVLWEEDGIPPILALEIVSQTYNYEYEQKKLDYAELGILYYVIYAPTRLRRKRQRLEVYRLVNGEYILQPGDKIWMPEVGLGISKEQGTYQGRTREWLYWYDENSNRYSTQEEELQTLLARLQARGIDPNTL, from the coding sequence ATGTTAAATTACAATACATTACATTGTTTACCTTCTTCAGCAGAATTACCAGATTCAGACGATACCCCAGTGGATAACGAACTACAAATTTTAATTCCCAACTTATTATTAGCCATCCTAGTTAATATTTGGCAAAAGCGAGATGACTGGTTTTTTGGTATTAATATGGGAGTTTATTATGCAGGAAGTAAACCTGCCATAGTCCCAGATGCCTTTTTAAGTTTGGGAGTAGAACGCTTTGTTGGTGAAAATGGGCGTTCTAGTTATGTACTTTGGGAAGAAGATGGTATTCCCCCAATTTTAGCTTTAGAAATTGTTTCTCAAACTTACAATTACGAATATGAGCAAAAGAAATTAGACTATGCAGAATTAGGCATTTTATATTATGTCATTTATGCCCCTACACGCCTACGTCGAAAACGTCAACGTTTAGAAGTTTACCGCTTAGTCAATGGTGAATACATCCTTCAACCAGGGGATAAAATTTGGATGCCAGAGGTAGGTTTAGGTATTAGTAAGGAACAGGGAACTTATCAAGGTAGAACCAGGGAATGGTTATATTGGTATGACGAAAATAGTAACAGATATTCTACCCAAGAGGAAGAATTGCAAACTCTTCTAGCTAGATTACAAGCAAGGGGAATTGACCCAAATACATTGTAA